Proteins found in one Zea mays cultivar B73 chromosome 1, Zm-B73-REFERENCE-NAM-5.0, whole genome shotgun sequence genomic segment:
- the LOC103645624 gene encoding transcription initiation factor IIB, producing MSDSYCPDCKKQTEVAFDHSAGDTVCTECGLVLEAHSVDETSEWRTFTNESNDNDPVRVGGPSNPLLTDGGLSTVIAKPNGAQGDFLSSSLGRWQNRGSNPDRSLILAFRTIANMADRYASPELPFLRYSFDLVLSKYVVV from the coding sequence ATGAGCGACTCCTACTGCCCCGACTGCAAGAAGCAGACGGAGGTGGCGTTCGACCACTCGGCGGGGGACACGGTGTGCACCGAGTGCGGCCTCGTCCTCGAGGCGCACTCCGTCGACGAGACCTCCGAGTGGCGTACCTTCACCAACGAGTCCAACGACAACGACCCCGTCCGCGTTGGTGGCCCCTCCAACCCGCTCCTCACCGACGGCGGCCTCTCCACCGTCATCGCCAAGCCCAACGGCGCCCAGGGCGACTTCCTCTCCTCCTCCCTCGGCAGGTGGCAGAACCGCGGCTCCAACCCCGACCGATCCCTCATCCTCGCCTTCCGCACCATCGCCAACATGGCTGACAGGTACGCCTCTCCGGAACTCCCTTTCTTACGCTACAGCTTCGATCTGGTTCTATCCAAGTATGTAGTAGTT